The Bradyrhizobium oligotrophicum S58 genome contains the following window.
TCATCGCCGGCTGCAGCGCATGCTGGGTGAAGGGGTGCCAGACCGGCGAGGTCGATCGGTGTCTCATCGCGCGAAATCCGTCCGCCGGAATTGAGCAGCGAAGGCGTGCTGAAGTGATGGGGCATCGAGCGGCGAGAGCCACGGCAGCCGGCCGAGACGGCCCACTGCGCCAAGACGGCAGATCGTGTCCTCGTTGTCCGCGTTGGCTTCACCGATGAAAGCGATGCCGATGATGTCGATGCCGCGGCTGCGCAGCGCCGCAAGCGATAGCAGCGAGTGGTTGATGGTGCCGAGGCTGGTGCGCGCGCACAGCACGACCGGGCACTGCCAGCGCGCGAAGACGTCGAGAAACAGCGTATCGGAATCGAGCGGCACCATGACGCCGCCGGCGCCCTCGATGACGACCGGCCGGCCGCCGGCCTCCGGAGGATGCAGGCCGACCGGATCGATGCTGATGCCTGCGAGGCGTGCCGCGCGATGCGGCGAGGCCGGCTCCGCCAGCCGATAGGCTTCGGGAATCACGCGATCGTCGGAGAGCTCGGCGAGCCGCTGGACGCGGCAGGCATCCGTCTCCTCCGTGAGCCCTGCCTGCACCGGCTTCCAATAGCAGGCGCCGAGCAGCGCGGTCAGGCCGGCGGCGAACACGGTCTTGCCGATGCCGGTATCGGTGCCGGTGACTACGATGCACTGCGCCATGACCGCTTCGCTCCGATTTCATCGACGAGCGCATCGAGCAGCGCCGTGATCGCCGCCTCATCGACATTCAACGTGAGCGACAGCCGCAGACGCGCCGTGCCGGCCGGCACCGTCGGCGGGCGAACACCGCGGACGTCGAAGCCACGCAGTTGCAGCGCCAGTGCCAGCTCCATCGCAGCCGCATTGTCGCCGACGATATAGGGCACGATCTGCGACGACGACCACGTCTCGCCGAAGCGCGCGACAATCTCGCGATGGGTGAAGGCCACGAACTGCGCCAGCTTCTGCTGCCGTTCGGGCTCATCCTTCAGGATCGCGAGCGCCTCCAGCACCGCCACCGCCATCAGCGGCGACGGCGCTGTGGCGAAGATGAAGGGGCGGCAGCGGTTGATCAGCGTGTCCAGCAGCACGCGGCTGGCGGTGACCAGCGCGCCGGCTGCCCCCAGCGCCTTGCCGCAGGTATGGACGATCACGACGCTCTCGCGTCTCTCGTAGCGCGCGGCAAGGCCGCGGCCGTGCTCGCCTTGCACGCCGGTCGCATGCGCCTCGTCGATCAGCACGAAGCCGTCATGGCGCTCGGCGAGCGCGACGAGATCGTCGAGCGGCGCAAGATCACCATCCATGCTGTAGAGGCTTTCCACCACGATCCAGGGCCGGCCGACGCCGCCATCCCTGCGCCACGCCAGGATGGCGTCATGAGCGGATTGCGGATCGTTGTGATTGAACTGGCACATCTCGGCGCGACCGGCACGGGCGCCCTCATGGGTGCTGGCATGAACCAGTTTGTCGAGCACGACGAGATCGTCGCGCTGCGGCAACGTCGTCAGCACGGCGTAATTCGCGACATAGCCGGAGCCGAAGAACAGCGCGCCCTCGGCGCCGAAGAAGCGCGCCGCCTCGGCTTCGAGCCGCTCGTGCTCCTCGCAATTGCCGCGCAGTAGGCGCGAGCCGCCCGCCCCCACCGGCGTCCCCGCCTCCATCGCCGTCGCCACTGCGCGCTTGATGCGCGGCGCCTGCGCCAGACCAAGATAGTCGTTGGAGGAAAAATCGAGACCGGATCGCGGGACCAGCCGCCGCAGCCGGCCATCGGTCGCGAGGCTTTGCATCGCCTGCGTATAGGTTTCCAACCTGCCAGAAGACCTGTCACAAGAAGACATGGGCACACATCCGCTCTGTTTGGTTCAGCCGACACCGCCCGAAGCGATGACTGTGAGTATCCAGGTTCGAGCCGCCGCTCTTCACGCCGTCATGGCCGGGCTTGTCCCGCCCGCGCGACCGAAACCGCTTCGGCGCGGCGGCGACCCGGCCATCCACGTCGAGCCTCCGAGAATCAAAGGCGTGAAAGTCCGGGCATGACAAACAACTACTAGCGGGTCAGACCAGAGACGATTCCGCCATCTCGCTTGCTGCGCCCGAACGCCCTGACAGGGACGACGTCATGCCGAGCCGCGCGAGCAGATCGGCGTCGCGATCGGCTTGCGGATTGGCCGTGGTCAGCAGCACGTCACCGATGAAGATCGAGTTGGCGCCGGCGAGCAGGCACAGGCTCTGGAGCTCGTCGCTCATATATTGACGCCCCGCGGACAGCCGCACCACGCTACGGGGCATCAGGATGCGCGCCACCGCGATCAACCGCACCAGCGCGATCGGATCGGGCCGATCAGCCGTGTCGTTGACCGGCACCCCCTTGACCTCGTTCCACATGTTGATCGGCACGCTGTCGGGATGGGCATCGAGATTGGCCAGCAGCACCAGCATGCCGAGCCGGTCGTCGACCGCTTCGCCCATGCCGATGATGCCGCCGCAGCACACCTTGATGCCGGCC
Protein-coding sequences here:
- the bioD gene encoding dethiobiotin synthase — translated: MAQCIVVTGTDTGIGKTVFAAGLTALLGACYWKPVQAGLTEETDACRVQRLAELSDDRVIPEAYRLAEPASPHRAARLAGISIDPVGLHPPEAGGRPVVIEGAGGVMVPLDSDTLFLDVFARWQCPVVLCARTSLGTINHSLLSLAALRSRGIDIIGIAFIGEANADNEDTICRLGAVGRLGRLPWLSPLDAPSLQHAFAAQFRRTDFAR
- a CDS encoding 8-amino-7-oxononanoate synthase, whose amino-acid sequence is MQSLATDGRLRRLVPRSGLDFSSNDYLGLAQAPRIKRAVATAMEAGTPVGAGGSRLLRGNCEEHERLEAEAARFFGAEGALFFGSGYVANYAVLTTLPQRDDLVVLDKLVHASTHEGARAGRAEMCQFNHNDPQSAHDAILAWRRDGGVGRPWIVVESLYSMDGDLAPLDDLVALAERHDGFVLIDEAHATGVQGEHGRGLAARYERRESVVIVHTCGKALGAAGALVTASRVLLDTLINRCRPFIFATAPSPLMAVAVLEALAILKDEPERQQKLAQFVAFTHREIVARFGETWSSSQIVPYIVGDNAAAMELALALQLRGFDVRGVRPPTVPAGTARLRLSLTLNVDEAAITALLDALVDEIGAKRSWRSAS